The following is a genomic window from Desulfonatronum thiosulfatophilum.
AAGTTACGGCGCAGTCGTACTCCTCCCCGCTGGGCTTCAGGTCAGGGATGTGCGGATAGAAATGCTTTTTAAAGCGATAGGTGCCCCGGTAGGCCGGAATAGATTCGGCATAACCGGATGCCGGGTACGTATGGGCATAGGTGAAGCTGGTCTCCGTCCAGGCATCTGGGGCAAACAGCAGACGCTGGTAGCCCTCGGCCAGTGCCCCGGGAGCGGAGTCGTTCCAGCTTGGCCTTCAGGGCCGCAGCCAAAGAAAGGTTAAAAAAGGACAGGATAAAAATTCTTGTCACTGAAAAATTCCAGTCAACGTGAAAGCTCAATGCCCGTCACGATCCGATGTCCGGGGGCCGTGGCCCAGATCGAGAGCCGCCTCAAACGCGTAGAGGCATGTTAGGATAATTTTATGGAAGAAATAGAGAGAAGTGCGACATCCTCGGAAATGGACGCAGACTGTGTCATCGTATTGATGAAGGCCCTTCTCCATTCAATGCTGGATTTTCCGACGACGACAGAAAGGACAAAGGAAAGCCGCCCCTGACCCAGAGCTGGTCGATCCCTTGGGGAATGCGTTGCAAAAAGGAGGATCAGAAACAGCTGCCCTCAAACTTCATTCTGAGCAAGTTAATTCACTTGCCAACATCTCCGCCTGCTTAAGCACCGTCTCGGTTGCCAGTTTTTGCATGTCAGGCGGATACCCGAATTGTCTTAAAGTCCTTTTTACAATGACTTTGAGTTTTGCCTTTACACTTTCTTTCATTGTCCAATCGATTGAAGCGTTTGCTTTTACTCGTTCGAACAATACAATGGCCAACTCGCGCAACTTGTCCTGTTGCATTAACTCTCTGGCGCTCTTGTTGTTGGCTACGGCAGTATAAAAAGCGTACTCATAGTCACTCATGCCGAGCTCTTCGGCCTGCTTATCCGATTTGACGATTTCCTTGCTGATATTGATCAGCTCGTCCATCACCTCCACCGCCGTGAGCACCTTGGCGTGGTATCGCTTGATGGCATCTTGCAGCATCTCCATCAGGGTCCGGCTTTGCACCAGATTCTTTTTGGCGCGCGCTTTGATTTCGTCGTTGAGCAGTTTTTTGAGAACTTCCAGCGCGACGTTTTTGTGCTCCTTGTTTTTCAGCTCCAGCAGGAACTCCTCGGAAAGAATCGAAATATCGGGCTTCTTGATTCCGGCAGCGTCGAACACATCAATGACTTGCTCCGACACCAGCGCCTTGTCGATCACCTGTCGGATGGTTGATTCGATTTCCTCGTTGGTACGACCCGTGCCGGTGCTGTCGAACTTCGCAAGCCTCGCCTTCACCGCCTGAAAGAAGGCGATTTCATCCTTCACATCCAGGGCCTGTTCATGAGGAATGGCGATGGCGAATGCCTGCGACAGGGCGGTGACTTGGTCGATATAACGCTTCTTGCCATCCTCCAGCCCGAGGATATGTTCCTCGGCCGCCAGGATCATTGAGAGTTTTCTGGAGGTGTCGGCCTCGAAGTAATCCTCGTAAGGGAAGCCGTGATACATGCCGGCCACCACTTCGATCTTCTCCAGCATCAATTGCACGGCCTGTTCCTGGGCCAGCATCGGATCGCCCTTGCCACCGGCATCGGCATAGAACGACAACGCCTGCTTGAGATCGGAAGCAATGCCCAGATAGTCCACCACCAAACCCGCCGGCTTGTCACCATATACCCGATTCACCCGCGCAATGGCCTGCATCAGGTTGTGGCCCTTCATAGGCTTGTCGATATACAAGGTGTGCATACAGGGCGCATCGAAGCCGGTGAGCCACATATCGCGCACAATAACCAGCTTCAGCTCGTCATCGGGGTCTTTCATGCGCTCGGCGAGGGTCTTGCGTTGCTCTTTGGTGGTGTGATGCCCGGCCAGTTTCGGGCCATCCGCGGAGGCCGCCGTCATCACCACCTTGATCACGCCCTTGGTCAGATCGGGTGAGTGCCATTCCGGCTTCAGCTTGATGATCTCTTCATACAGATCAGCCGCAATGCGCCGCGACATGGCCACGATCATCGCCTTGCCCGCAAACACTTCCTGGCGTTGCTCGAAATGCGCCACGATGTCCCGCGCCACATTCCGGATGCGCTGCTCCGCGCCGACCAAGGCCTCCATCTTCGTCCACTTGGCCTTGGCCTTCTGGGTCTCGGTCAGTTCGTCCTGTTCCAGCTCCTCGTCCAGTTCGGCTATGAGCTTCTTGCCCTCGGCGCTGAGCGACACCCTGGCCAGACGGCTTTCGTAGTAAATTTTCTTGGTGGCCCCGTCCTCCACCGCTTGGGCGATGTCGTACACATCGACATAATTGCCGAACACCGCCGGGGTGTTGACGTCGGTCTTTTCGATGGGCGTCCCGGTAAAACCCAGGTAGGTCGCGTTCGGCAGGGCGTCGCGCAGATATTTGGCAAAGCCGTACACAATCCGCTTGCCGGTGATGTTGCCTTGCGCGTCTTTCTCGTCCACGGTTTTAGCCTTGAAGCCGTACTGGGTGCGGTGCGCTTCGTCGGCGATCACCACCACATTGCGGCGGTCGGTCAGTTCCTCGTAGACATTGCCTTCTTCCGGCTGGAACTTCTGAATGGTGGTGAAGATCACCCCGCCGGACGCTACTCGCAATAGCCGTTTCAACTCTTGACGGTCATCCACCTGCACCGGCTCCTGCCGCAAGAGCTGGGTACAGGCGGCAAATGTATCGAACAATTGATCATCCAGATCGTTGCGGTCGGTGATCATGACAACGGTGGGGTTATCCAGCGCCAGGACGATCTTGCCCGTATAGAAAACCATCGTAAGCGATTTGCCGCTGCCCTGCGTATGCCACACCACTCCGGCCTTGCGGTCTCCCGGCGGTTGGGCATCAACACTTGCCAAGCCGTAACTCTCCGGCGTTTCAGCCATTACCCGTGGCGCTTCACTCGTCGCCCGCAAGGTGGAAGCCACCGCCGCGTTGACGGCGTAGTACTGGTGATACGCCGCCAGCTTCTTCACCGTGCTGATGCTGATAATACCCGTTGCCGGGTCTTCTTTCTTTGACTTTTCGAACACAACAAAATGGCGCAGCAAATCCAGCAGCGTTGCCTTGTTCAACATGCCCTGGATCAAGGTTTCCAACTGACTGATCAGCGCGGATGCCTCCAGCTTGCCGTCCGCCGTTTTCCACGCCATGAATCGGGAGAGCCCCGCGGACAGTGATCCCACTTTGGCTTCCAGCCCGTCGGAGATCACCAACAGGCCGTTGTAGGTGAAAAGACTGGGGATCACTTCCTTGTAGGTCTGCAATTGCTGGTAGGCGGATTTGATGGTGGCGTTTTCATCGGCGGCGTTTTTGAGTTCCATCACCACCAGCGGCAGACCGTTGACGAACAAGACCACATCCGGGCGCTTGCTCTGGTGCCCCTGATTCGTATGGTGGCCGATCACCGTAAACTGATTGGCAATGACGAATTCGTTGTTCTCGGGCCGGGCGAAATCCACCAGCCACACCAGGTCTCCGCGCTCATTTCCTCTGTGCTGGTAGGTGACCTTGATGCCCTCGGTCAGCATTCGGTGAAAGGCTTCATTATTTGCGATGAGTTCCGGCGAGTTCAGGCGCTGAACCTGCTTGATCGCCTCCTCGCGCACATCGGCGGGAATGGTCGGATTGATACGCGCTACCGCCGAGCGCAGCCGCTCCAGCAGCAACACATCCTCAAAGCGTTCGCGCTCCGGCGTTTCGCTGTCCGGCGCGATGCCCGGGGCATAGACGTACTGATACCCGAGCTTCACGAACAGCCCGATGGCGA
Proteins encoded in this region:
- a CDS encoding type I restriction endonuclease subunit R, whose product is MTSKITESAIETFAIGLFVKLGYQYVYAPGIAPDSETPERERFEDVLLLERLRSAVARINPTIPADVREEAIKQVQRLNSPELIANNEAFHRMLTEGIKVTYQHRGNERGDLVWLVDFARPENNEFVIANQFTVIGHHTNQGHQSKRPDVVLFVNGLPLVVMELKNAADENATIKSAYQQLQTYKEVIPSLFTYNGLLVISDGLEAKVGSLSAGLSRFMAWKTADGKLEASALISQLETLIQGMLNKATLLDLLRHFVVFEKSKKEDPATGIISISTVKKLAAYHQYYAVNAAVASTLRATSEAPRVMAETPESYGLASVDAQPPGDRKAGVVWHTQGSGKSLTMVFYTGKIVLALDNPTVVMITDRNDLDDQLFDTFAACTQLLRQEPVQVDDRQELKRLLRVASGGVIFTTIQKFQPEEGNVYEELTDRRNVVVIADEAHRTQYGFKAKTVDEKDAQGNITGKRIVYGFAKYLRDALPNATYLGFTGTPIEKTDVNTPAVFGNYVDVYDIAQAVEDGATKKIYYESRLARVSLSAEGKKLIAELDEELEQDELTETQKAKAKWTKMEALVGAEQRIRNVARDIVAHFEQRQEVFAGKAMIVAMSRRIAADLYEEIIKLKPEWHSPDLTKGVIKVVMTAASADGPKLAGHHTTKEQRKTLAERMKDPDDELKLVIVRDMWLTGFDAPCMHTLYIDKPMKGHNLMQAIARVNRVYGDKPAGLVVDYLGIASDLKQALSFYADAGGKGDPMLAQEQAVQLMLEKIEVVAGMYHGFPYEDYFEADTSRKLSMILAAEEHILGLEDGKKRYIDQVTALSQAFAIAIPHEQALDVKDEIAFFQAVKARLAKFDSTGTGRTNEEIESTIRQVIDKALVSEQVIDVFDAAGIKKPDISILSEEFLLELKNKEHKNVALEVLKKLLNDEIKARAKKNLVQSRTLMEMLQDAIKRYHAKVLTAVEVMDELINISKEIVKSDKQAEELGMSDYEYAFYTAVANNKSARELMQQDKLRELAIVLFERVKANASIDWTMKESVKAKLKVIVKRTLRQFGYPPDMQKLATETVLKQAEMLASELTCSE